The proteins below come from a single Verrucomicrobiia bacterium genomic window:
- a CDS encoding polysaccharide pyruvyl transferase family protein → MTTSEIEGLEVRAGGAWEPGGGSDESGDGRGIRRAGRCSIGLFNDTGRMGHVGCQGVARGHARMLERLGIEVPLRSWLGEWSDLWKGSLRESLRAFHASPLAGRLPSLHAVVVNGEGTIHHGHGRHLLTILAGAQELGLRTHLVNAVFQACDTFGPTLKRLDDLTVRDARSSEYLASLGVPHRLVLDSILEADFVEEPTVDFGGRTVVTDWHAVRDEDCGGLLRGLMAELGDRAAYYPLESPSSAAEWRSAVANLRTAGLVVTGRHHGVYLAAMAGVPFVALGSNTWKVEGLLDLLPGRLRVCRSARELGEARRRALSDAGLFEEIRRCLESARPLPTFEPLAGAGEGSGAGGPVLETTPEWTFAGQLAEFFGARSVLHVDFGPDGAVRLLARRGEGEVGAWRTLYPSGRTPVLPFGDGAFDAVSNLGSLASLDDGALSGWVSELARVAGSELWIAVPTSPSRPAEHWASLFGEAGCEPHPRCEELGLGRPDARASGTATLVLRKGTAGSGRVGQGGRRTDRGLVCLATNYLLMTEPTRAMWEELGLRLADHGVRLVLLSTNPADRPLPFPVHAHPYLMREFATAYPGLGCGEGLGASARELEWLRADMSRVAAGYSLESALEGLVRFRGWARAMLEILEPGFALLADNTLCQTALLQRWWGDAGVPVWISERGLLPETLMIESRGIQAWSDLRTHWLAGKGRLGAAASGRYGEARDYYRTRRPEKYVQAAYGGGGGDIRRRLDLGGRRLVVFLGGGYEANGHAPRGGRYERHYYSGFPTTQEALMGLWRAVEQRSDTALVFKPHPLDPDPYAVARIEGVEVMRDVNVHALIDAADVVAAQYTTLQFEAALYDKPVLLLARSAWWGRGATYEVDEPTRLPEMLDAALSGRDWPAIRAEAQAFLEEILDGYLIGCHSEVPARRNLEDLAAFIARTGIDSRALPPAEERCRHLAGWLSACRPSAHS, encoded by the coding sequence ATGACCACATCCGAGATTGAAGGACTGGAAGTGCGGGCTGGGGGGGCATGGGAGCCCGGGGGCGGATCGGACGAAAGTGGGGATGGACGTGGGATCCGGCGGGCGGGCCGGTGCTCGATCGGATTGTTCAACGACACGGGGCGGATGGGGCATGTCGGGTGCCAGGGGGTTGCCAGGGGGCACGCGCGGATGCTGGAGAGGCTGGGGATCGAGGTGCCGCTGAGGTCCTGGCTGGGCGAGTGGTCGGATCTGTGGAAGGGCAGTCTTCGGGAGTCGCTTCGGGCCTTTCACGCTTCGCCGCTGGCGGGACGGCTCCCGTCGTTGCACGCGGTGGTGGTCAACGGGGAAGGGACGATCCACCACGGTCACGGACGGCATCTGCTGACGATACTGGCCGGGGCGCAGGAGCTGGGATTGCGGACGCACCTGGTCAACGCCGTCTTCCAGGCCTGCGACACGTTCGGGCCGACGCTGAAGCGGCTGGACGATCTGACCGTTCGGGATGCGCGCTCATCGGAGTACCTCGCGAGTCTGGGAGTGCCGCATCGCCTGGTGCTGGATTCGATTCTGGAAGCGGATTTCGTCGAGGAACCCACGGTGGATTTCGGGGGGCGGACCGTGGTGACGGACTGGCATGCGGTTCGCGACGAGGATTGCGGCGGGTTGCTGCGCGGCCTGATGGCCGAACTGGGCGACCGGGCCGCCTATTATCCATTGGAGTCGCCTTCGAGCGCCGCGGAGTGGCGGTCGGCGGTGGCGAATCTGCGCACCGCCGGGCTGGTGGTGACGGGCCGGCACCACGGGGTGTACCTGGCCGCCATGGCGGGGGTTCCCTTTGTCGCGCTTGGTTCCAACACCTGGAAGGTCGAGGGCCTGCTGGACCTGCTGCCGGGACGACTGCGGGTTTGCCGAAGCGCGCGGGAACTGGGCGAGGCCCGGAGGCGGGCGCTGTCGGATGCCGGGTTGTTCGAGGAGATCCGCCGGTGTCTGGAGTCGGCCCGACCATTGCCCACGTTTGAGCCGCTGGCAGGGGCTGGCGAAGGTTCCGGTGCCGGCGGTCCGGTGTTGGAGACGACGCCGGAATGGACCTTTGCCGGACAACTGGCGGAGTTCTTCGGAGCGCGTTCGGTGCTCCATGTCGATTTCGGGCCGGATGGCGCGGTGCGGTTGCTGGCGCGCCGCGGGGAGGGGGAGGTGGGAGCCTGGCGGACCCTGTATCCGTCGGGGCGAACCCCGGTGTTGCCCTTCGGCGACGGGGCGTTCGATGCGGTGTCCAACCTTGGCAGTCTGGCGTCCCTGGACGATGGGGCGTTGAGCGGGTGGGTGTCCGAACTGGCGCGGGTGGCGGGGTCGGAGCTGTGGATTGCGGTTCCGACCTCGCCATCCCGCCCTGCGGAGCATTGGGCGTCGCTGTTTGGGGAGGCGGGCTGCGAGCCGCATCCGCGGTGTGAGGAACTGGGGCTGGGAAGGCCGGACGCCCGGGCTTCCGGCACGGCGACGCTGGTGCTGAGGAAAGGCACGGCGGGTTCGGGACGGGTGGGGCAGGGCGGGCGGCGGACGGATCGGGGCCTGGTGTGTCTGGCCACCAATTATCTGCTGATGACGGAGCCGACGCGGGCGATGTGGGAGGAGCTTGGGCTTCGGCTGGCCGATCACGGCGTGCGGCTGGTGTTGTTGAGCACCAATCCGGCGGACCGACCCCTGCCGTTTCCGGTCCACGCGCATCCGTACCTCATGCGGGAATTTGCCACGGCGTATCCCGGGTTGGGATGCGGGGAGGGATTGGGCGCGTCGGCGCGGGAGCTGGAGTGGTTAAGGGCGGACATGAGCCGGGTTGCGGCCGGGTATTCGCTGGAGTCGGCGCTGGAGGGGCTGGTGCGATTCCGCGGTTGGGCGCGGGCCATGCTGGAGATTCTCGAACCCGGGTTCGCCCTGCTGGCGGACAACACGCTGTGCCAGACGGCGCTGCTGCAGCGGTGGTGGGGCGACGCGGGGGTGCCCGTGTGGATTTCGGAGCGGGGTTTGCTTCCTGAAACGCTGATGATCGAAAGCCGCGGCATCCAGGCCTGGTCGGATCTGCGCACGCACTGGCTGGCGGGGAAGGGGCGGTTGGGCGCGGCGGCTTCGGGCCGGTATGGGGAGGCGCGGGACTATTACCGGACGAGGCGGCCGGAGAAGTACGTGCAGGCGGCGTATGGCGGGGGGGGCGGGGACATCCGGCGCCGGCTGGATCTGGGAGGCAGACGGCTGGTGGTGTTTCTGGGCGGGGGATACGAAGCGAACGGGCACGCGCCCCGAGGCGGGCGGTACGAGAGGCATTACTACAGCGGGTTCCCGACCACGCAGGAGGCCCTGATGGGGCTTTGGCGCGCGGTGGAGCAGCGTTCCGACACCGCGCTGGTGTTCAAGCCCCATCCGCTGGATCCGGACCCGTACGCGGTGGCGCGGATCGAAGGGGTGGAGGTGATGCGGGACGTGAATGTCCATGCCCTGATCGATGCCGCCGACGTGGTGGCGGCCCAGTACACCACGCTTCAGTTCGAGGCGGCGTTGTACGACAAGCCCGTCCTGCTGCTGGCGCGGAGCGCGTGGTGGGGTCGGGGTGCGACGTACGAGGTCGATGAACCCACGCGCCTGCCGGAGATGCTGGATGCGGCCTTGAGCGGCCGGGACTGGCCGGCGATCCGGGCGGAGGCCCAGGCGTTCCTGGAGGAGATTCTCGACGGGTATCTGATCGGTTGTCACTCCGAGGTGCCGGCGCGCCGGAACCTGGAGGATCTGGCGGCCTTCATCGCCCGCACGGGAATCGACAGCCGGGCCCTTCCGCCCGCGGAGGAGCGGTGTCGCCATCTGGCCGGGTGGCTGTCCGCGTGCCGCCCATCGGCCCATTCCTGA
- a CDS encoding cache domain-containing protein translates to MAGRPEPDGRGVAEGRVAWSLRHRLLVLPALFLLGIAALQMAGFIMDRAMREKVFLARIERELNESHRYTLRWLVDVQIQTIVSRMGDARTAEERKEIIVRETDVARFFPDGSGYFFAYDLNGVRINMPVDKSGNGKAMLDAVDERGNRFIEQLAQVARGGGGFVEYWFTKPGEGIQPKLSYAALVPGTDIWVGTGVYTDNVEAEIRAIRGEVGALVRRYQTMLGGIGGVVLAVTVGLSLWIAARIAASVRVISGRIATSTELLNTAADQVQEASQSLADGASRQAASLEETSASIEEMSSMTRRNADSAAKVNELGREALEAARRGAGEMQAMNESMVAIQASSEDIERILKTIDEIAFQTNLLALNAAIEAARAGEAGMGFAVVADEVRALAQRSSRSAKDTASKIEGAVAATSRGVALSRTVSSGLEAIVAKVRMVDELTAGVASASREQSSGIEQVNGAVTQIDRETQTTAAAAEESAAAAQQLRAQAAALRQATTELARLTR, encoded by the coding sequence GTGGCGGGGCGGCCGGAGCCGGACGGACGAGGCGTCGCCGAGGGGCGGGTGGCCTGGAGTCTGAGGCACCGTCTGCTGGTCCTGCCGGCCCTGTTTCTCCTTGGAATTGCCGCGCTTCAGATGGCCGGGTTCATCATGGACCGGGCGATGCGGGAGAAGGTGTTTCTCGCCCGGATCGAGCGGGAGTTGAACGAGAGCCATCGGTACACGCTGCGGTGGCTGGTGGATGTCCAGATTCAAACCATCGTCAGCCGGATGGGGGACGCGCGGACGGCCGAGGAACGGAAGGAGATCATCGTCCGGGAGACGGACGTCGCCCGGTTCTTCCCCGACGGCTCGGGCTACTTCTTCGCCTACGATCTCAACGGGGTGCGCATCAACATGCCCGTGGACAAGTCGGGCAACGGGAAGGCGATGCTCGATGCCGTGGACGAGCGGGGCAATCGGTTCATCGAGCAGTTGGCGCAGGTCGCACGCGGCGGGGGGGGCTTTGTCGAGTACTGGTTCACCAAGCCGGGCGAGGGTATCCAGCCGAAGCTGAGCTATGCGGCGCTGGTTCCGGGGACGGACATCTGGGTGGGCACGGGCGTTTACACGGACAACGTGGAGGCCGAGATCCGGGCGATTCGCGGCGAGGTGGGCGCCCTCGTGCGACGGTACCAGACGATGCTGGGCGGGATTGGCGGAGTGGTCCTGGCGGTCACGGTGGGGCTGTCCCTGTGGATCGCCGCCCGCATCGCGGCGTCGGTGCGTGTCATCTCAGGCCGCATCGCGACCTCGACGGAGCTGTTGAACACCGCCGCCGACCAGGTCCAGGAAGCCAGTCAGTCCCTGGCGGACGGAGCCAGCCGTCAGGCGGCTTCGCTGGAAGAGACCAGCGCGTCGATCGAGGAGATGTCGAGCATGACGCGCCGGAACGCCGACAGCGCGGCGAAGGTCAACGAGCTGGGACGCGAGGCGCTCGAGGCCGCCCGGCGCGGGGCCGGCGAAATGCAGGCGATGAACGAATCGATGGTGGCGATCCAGGCATCGAGCGAGGACATCGAGAGGATTCTGAAGACCATCGACGAGATCGCCTTCCAGACCAATCTCCTGGCCCTGAATGCGGCCATTGAAGCGGCCCGTGCGGGGGAAGCGGGCATGGGGTTTGCGGTGGTGGCCGATGAGGTGCGGGCCCTGGCCCAGCGGAGTTCCCGGTCGGCCAAGGACACCGCCAGCAAGATCGAGGGAGCCGTGGCCGCCACGTCGCGCGGCGTCGCGCTCAGCCGGACGGTCAGCAGCGGTCTGGAGGCCATCGTCGCCAAGGTCCGGATGGTGGACGAACTCACCGCGGGGGTGGCCTCGGCGTCCCGCGAACAGAGTTCCGGGATCGAGCAGGTCAACGGGGCGGTGACCCAGATCGATCGGGAAACACAGACCACGGCGGCCGCCGCCGAGGAATCCGCAGCCGCCGCCCAGCAGTTGCGCGCGCAGGCCGCCGCCCTGCGACAGGCCACCACGGAGCTGGCCCGCCTGACCCGCTGA
- a CDS encoding flagellin has protein sequence MVINTNIQAQASASMLATSSSMLAKSLARLSSGSKIVNPADDAAGLAVASRLDAQVQRLSAARNNVGNAVSFTQTQDGYLKKIAKALDRMSELSILAQDVTKGGSDRDLYQTEFKQLQEYISNTASKDFNGVSLFNGANLDVTIDSEGNTFTMDGLNLGDTAYTAALDSGTTISTTGGAATALTNIKEAINQLASDRATIGAYQSRLNFTSEQLQVNKENLMAASSRIQDVDVAEESTQYARYNILVQAGTAMLAQANSLPQSALRLLQ, from the coding sequence ATGGTCATCAACACGAACATCCAGGCCCAGGCATCGGCGTCCATGCTGGCCACCAGCAGCAGCATGCTGGCGAAGTCATTGGCCCGACTGAGTTCGGGATCCAAGATCGTCAATCCCGCGGATGACGCAGCCGGCCTGGCGGTGGCCTCGCGGCTCGATGCGCAGGTGCAGCGCCTCTCGGCGGCGCGCAACAACGTCGGGAACGCGGTGTCGTTCACCCAGACCCAGGACGGCTATCTGAAGAAGATCGCCAAGGCGCTGGACCGGATGAGCGAGCTGTCGATCCTGGCCCAGGACGTCACCAAGGGCGGCTCGGACCGGGACCTGTACCAGACCGAGTTCAAGCAGTTGCAGGAGTACATCTCGAACACGGCGAGCAAGGATTTCAACGGCGTCTCGCTGTTCAACGGGGCGAACCTGGACGTGACGATCGACTCCGAGGGGAACACGTTCACGATGGACGGGTTGAATCTCGGGGACACCGCGTACACCGCCGCGTTGGATTCGGGGACCACCATTTCGACCACCGGTGGGGCGGCGACGGCGCTGACCAACATCAAGGAGGCGATCAACCAGCTCGCGTCGGACCGCGCCACCATCGGGGCGTATCAGTCGCGTCTGAACTTCACCTCGGAGCAGCTTCAGGTGAACAAGGAGAACCTGATGGCCGCCAGTTCGCGGATTCAGGATGTGGATGTGGCCGAGGAGAGCACCCAGTACGCGCGGTACAACATCCTGGTGCAGGCGGGAACGGCGATGCTCGCCCAGGCCAACTCGCTTCCGCAGAGCGCGCTGAGACTTCTGCAGTAG
- a CDS encoding HAD-IA family hydrolase, whose translation MSNPETSPCPSARFPFDADRFEEWARRDESLRRPLALMERPGSGLRAISLDFFDTLVWRMVAKPTDVFLEAGRRLIADGTIPARWSAEDYGVLRRVAEGKARGREAGASQPREDIEFRAIAAEMARLFPDGEAVQATEQRCEEELCLPNPGMLGLVHLALRRGLEVWILSDFYLGPEALRGILAANGVDPSLFRLILTSGATGRCKGTGNLFRQALTERGLKPEQVMHVGDNFEADVLGARRAGVLGCHYRTAARPLAAVVERESMLQGGAAPVFSSTHLRYLAARQFGGATAEAFFGRAGAFLLGPVLSRFATWVVDEFREAGVSRVGALMREGEILGALIDREARNRGVTLSVAPLFANRRSTELASMGRLSADTLIDWLSRRTTLTIGEILGQFGIRPSAGRRVPIPLDQHADTRKRILDLAEYLFTPEIADRIEATSRQERSRIVEYLRPWMEGEGGLGLCDLGYNATAQKQICRILELEGIAKPVVGCYLVTCERAASRVLDGIDIRHFLGAFGHPPIHLQAFLRSPAFIEQCLNASVGTTVGYRRESGGGVRPVLEDSRFSPEFEGHQRAFKEGVLRYQELWHWARATKPALLGGGDAGSRRVLADVDVAQRPILARAAAFPLASELAHFGGIPLDDHYFAGGIKPLCGPSDRAVIRTRGYAKALGDQAVLWPQAALLAEAPHRTRDFFAHGRAVLLGASTLDPDTTAPVLSMPLLAPRDTGRLGEVLAHLAAAPGGGEIELVLGHRTADDATATTLRDFAAGRPHVRVAEVATGIPAGQFAGHAVDQTTAEWVLLADPSVPWASGMMAKAIAACDGAEAIGVCRLTETAIVVRRVACLEAGGLDGTGGFGAALERLHGRVCALGWSEAPGCLIGEGSAPTTSPEVGAGMTGERHPVTTSASQPNEVGTGGVSKPVRLHWIGTYLDHGSLSHVNRCLVGALARAEGAQVTMEGDARELKGHVDSGAFASLVPLLQRGQDDAVVTVRHAWPPDWSRPRTGKLAVIQPWEYGPLPRDWVAQAGQVDEFWVPSEYVRRCYVESGVPAAKVHVVPNGIDPERFRPDAPPLPLATKKAYKFLFVGGTIHRKGPDVLLKAYLDAFTDSDDVCLVIKDFGGSSVYAGQTLEARIRELQVRPGAPEILYLDAELPPESMPGLYTACDCLVHPYRGEGFGLPVLEAMACGLPVVVTDGGATDDFARPEIAYPLPAVQKRLGNRVGEMMLVDAVRLLEPDPAALSERMRWLVAHADRAREVGRAASCHVHLHWTWQRAAERVVERLRSMTEGVPAASGPGTVLAPKAIVLPPCARLGNLQGARDLLARRKPREAWEATLEALRLRPFHPEAYLLLAEIAQEVGDVPAARRCAQRARDLVPEWKPVRKFLKRLPQHGRARPQPWLAIPGEAARSRAHPTGQGGAGAASGADASEPSRPRLSVCLIVRNEEEFLPACLASVRSIADQIVVVDTGSTDRTVEIAGEFGAEVYSFEWCDDFSAARNAALERVTGDWVLALDADEELPQAEHGKLLAAIGRAGYIGYRLPLVNVGVEHEGVSYVPRLFRNAPGLFYISRVHEQIFSSILVRAEEWGLETDLGTAQLRHHGYANEVVRRRGKTERNLALLDLAVQEFPGDANLLMNLGLELVHAGRLDAGLARYAEALRALEDRPEQARVPELREALLTQYASHLLKAGRHDEILRLLQSPVARKAALTASLQYARALAFIGSRRYAEAVEPLRQCLATRKLPCLTPVLPEVLRDAPHRLLAQCLTRAGQPEAALAALLAGLKENAEATGIRLDLARLHAAQGRPVEALQLLNELISHGCNEVEVWRVGAEIALGNRDTIPFALEWTSEAIRHQPTAPVLMAQRGEALLLHGDPAGAHPWWVRAAANRDPSALAARTLCELAQGRSIGPLPTGDEPHISRAFLDWYRRLIELHADSPAIHAVNERINDLARHLPGAARLLESAMAEVA comes from the coding sequence ATGTCCAACCCCGAGACCAGCCCCTGCCCGAGTGCCCGTTTTCCGTTCGATGCCGACCGGTTCGAAGAGTGGGCGCGGCGGGACGAGTCGCTGCGGCGTCCGCTGGCCCTGATGGAGCGGCCGGGGTCCGGTCTGCGGGCGATCTCCCTGGATTTCTTCGATACGCTGGTATGGCGGATGGTGGCGAAGCCGACGGATGTGTTTCTGGAAGCGGGGCGGCGGCTGATCGCGGACGGGACGATTCCCGCGCGATGGTCGGCGGAGGATTATGGGGTGTTGCGGCGGGTGGCCGAGGGCAAGGCCCGCGGGCGGGAGGCGGGGGCATCGCAGCCGCGGGAGGACATCGAGTTCCGGGCGATTGCGGCGGAGATGGCGCGCCTGTTTCCGGACGGGGAAGCGGTGCAGGCGACGGAGCAGCGATGCGAGGAGGAACTTTGTCTACCGAATCCCGGCATGCTCGGGTTGGTGCATCTGGCGCTTCGTCGCGGGCTGGAGGTGTGGATTCTCTCCGACTTCTACCTTGGGCCCGAGGCGCTGCGAGGCATTCTGGCCGCCAACGGCGTGGATCCGTCGCTGTTTCGGTTGATTCTCACCTCGGGTGCGACGGGGCGCTGCAAGGGGACGGGAAACCTGTTTCGGCAGGCCCTGACGGAGCGCGGGCTGAAGCCGGAGCAGGTGATGCATGTTGGGGACAATTTCGAGGCGGACGTCCTGGGGGCGCGCCGGGCCGGGGTCTTGGGCTGTCACTACCGCACCGCCGCGCGTCCGCTTGCCGCGGTGGTGGAGCGCGAGTCCATGCTGCAGGGCGGAGCGGCGCCTGTCTTCAGCAGCACCCATCTGCGCTATCTCGCCGCCAGGCAGTTTGGAGGTGCGACGGCGGAGGCGTTCTTCGGTCGTGCCGGAGCCTTTCTGTTGGGGCCGGTCCTGTCGCGGTTCGCGACGTGGGTGGTGGACGAGTTTCGGGAAGCGGGGGTGAGCCGGGTTGGGGCGCTCATGCGGGAGGGGGAGATCCTGGGAGCCCTGATCGACCGGGAGGCGCGGAACCGGGGTGTGACGCTGTCGGTGGCGCCGCTTTTCGCCAACCGGCGATCCACGGAACTGGCGTCGATGGGACGATTGTCTGCGGACACGCTGATCGACTGGCTGAGCCGGCGCACCACGCTGACGATCGGGGAGATTCTGGGGCAGTTCGGGATCCGTCCGTCCGCCGGGCGCCGGGTGCCGATTCCGTTGGACCAGCATGCGGACACGCGCAAGCGGATCCTGGACCTGGCGGAGTATCTGTTCACCCCGGAGATTGCAGACCGGATCGAGGCCACCAGCCGGCAGGAGCGGTCGCGGATTGTGGAGTACCTGAGGCCCTGGATGGAGGGGGAAGGCGGGCTGGGGTTGTGCGACCTGGGATACAACGCGACGGCCCAGAAGCAGATCTGCCGGATTCTCGAACTGGAAGGGATCGCGAAGCCGGTGGTCGGCTGCTATCTGGTCACGTGCGAACGGGCGGCCAGCCGGGTGCTGGACGGCATCGACATCCGCCATTTTCTTGGCGCGTTCGGGCATCCGCCGATCCACCTGCAGGCGTTTCTGCGATCGCCCGCGTTTATCGAGCAGTGCCTGAACGCCTCCGTGGGCACCACGGTGGGCTACCGGCGGGAATCCGGGGGGGGCGTCCGACCGGTGTTGGAGGACAGCCGGTTTTCGCCGGAGTTCGAGGGGCACCAGCGGGCCTTCAAGGAGGGTGTTCTCCGGTACCAGGAACTCTGGCACTGGGCGAGGGCGACGAAGCCGGCGCTGCTGGGAGGCGGGGACGCGGGTTCGCGCCGGGTGCTGGCGGATGTGGATGTGGCGCAGCGACCGATTCTGGCGAGGGCGGCCGCTTTTCCGCTGGCGAGCGAGCTGGCGCATTTCGGGGGGATACCGCTGGACGACCACTATTTCGCGGGCGGCATCAAGCCGCTTTGCGGTCCTTCGGATCGTGCGGTCATCCGGACCAGGGGGTATGCCAAGGCGTTGGGGGATCAGGCGGTTCTCTGGCCGCAGGCGGCGCTCCTGGCGGAGGCGCCCCATCGGACTCGGGACTTCTTCGCGCATGGTCGCGCGGTGCTGCTGGGTGCCTCCACGCTGGATCCGGACACCACGGCGCCGGTGCTTTCGATGCCGCTGCTTGCCCCGCGCGACACCGGCCGCCTGGGCGAGGTGCTCGCCCATCTGGCCGCGGCGCCGGGCGGGGGAGAGATTGAACTGGTCCTGGGCCACCGGACCGCGGACGACGCCACGGCGACGACGCTCCGCGACTTCGCCGCCGGGCGCCCGCACGTCCGGGTGGCGGAGGTCGCGACGGGAATCCCGGCGGGCCAGTTTGCGGGCCACGCGGTCGATCAAACCACCGCCGAGTGGGTGCTGCTTGCCGATCCCTCCGTGCCATGGGCGTCGGGGATGATGGCAAAGGCCATCGCCGCGTGCGACGGGGCCGAGGCGATTGGGGTGTGCCGGTTGACAGAGACGGCGATCGTCGTCCGGCGGGTGGCGTGTCTCGAGGCTGGCGGACTCGATGGCACGGGTGGGTTTGGGGCGGCGCTGGAACGTTTGCATGGGCGAGTGTGCGCGCTGGGTTGGAGCGAGGCGCCGGGATGCCTGATCGGGGAGGGATCCGCGCCGACGACGTCACCGGAGGTTGGTGCCGGGATGACTGGGGAGCGGCATCCGGTCACGACGTCCGCGTCCCAGCCGAACGAGGTGGGGACGGGAGGGGTTTCGAAGCCGGTCCGACTGCATTGGATCGGCACGTATCTGGATCATGGCAGTCTGTCCCATGTGAACCGATGTCTGGTGGGTGCCCTGGCGCGGGCCGAGGGCGCGCAGGTCACAATGGAGGGCGACGCCCGGGAGCTGAAGGGGCACGTCGATTCGGGGGCCTTTGCCTCCCTGGTGCCCTTGCTCCAGCGGGGACAGGACGACGCGGTTGTCACCGTCCGCCATGCCTGGCCTCCGGACTGGTCACGTCCCAGGACCGGCAAGCTGGCGGTCATCCAGCCCTGGGAGTATGGGCCGCTGCCACGCGACTGGGTCGCCCAGGCCGGCCAGGTCGATGAGTTCTGGGTTCCCTCCGAATATGTCCGACGCTGCTATGTCGAGTCCGGTGTTCCCGCCGCCAAGGTCCACGTCGTCCCCAACGGGATCGACCCGGAGCGATTTCGTCCCGACGCCCCGCCGCTGCCGCTGGCCACGAAGAAGGCTTACAAGTTTCTCTTCGTGGGCGGAACCATTCATCGGAAGGGTCCGGACGTCCTTCTCAAGGCCTATCTCGATGCTTTCACGGACAGCGACGATGTCTGCCTGGTGATCAAGGATTTTGGCGGGTCGAGCGTGTATGCCGGGCAGACCCTGGAGGCGCGCATCCGCGAGCTGCAGGTCCGTCCCGGGGCGCCGGAGATCCTGTATCTCGATGCGGAGCTGCCGCCGGAATCCATGCCGGGACTGTACACCGCCTGCGACTGTCTGGTGCATCCGTATCGGGGGGAGGGCTTCGGACTGCCGGTGCTCGAGGCCATGGCCTGCGGGTTGCCGGTCGTGGTTACCGATGGCGGCGCCACCGACGATTTCGCGCGGCCCGAGATCGCGTACCCCCTTCCCGCGGTGCAGAAGCGCCTTGGGAACCGTGTTGGAGAGATGATGCTGGTGGACGCGGTGCGATTGCTGGAGCCGGATCCGGCGGCCCTTTCGGAGCGCATGCGCTGGCTGGTGGCCCATGCGGACAGGGCCCGGGAGGTGGGGCGCGCTGCAAGCTGTCATGTGCACCTGCACTGGACGTGGCAACGGGCCGCCGAACGGGTTGTGGAACGGCTCCGCTCGATGACGGAAGGCGTTCCTGCGGCTTCGGGCCCGGGGACAGTCCTGGCGCCGAAGGCCATTGTCCTGCCGCCCTGTGCGCGGCTTGGGAACCTGCAGGGGGCGCGAGATCTGCTGGCGCGCCGAAAGCCCCGTGAGGCGTGGGAGGCGACCCTCGAGGCCCTGCGGCTCCGTCCGTTTCATCCGGAGGCGTATCTGCTGCTCGCCGAGATCGCCCAGGAGGTCGGGGATGTTCCCGCGGCGCGCCGGTGCGCCCAACGGGCCCGCGATCTGGTTCCCGAGTGGAAGCCCGTCCGGAAGTTCCTGAAGCGCCTGCCCCAGCACGGCCGAGCCCGACCGCAGCCCTGGCTGGCGATCCCCGGCGAGGCGGCCCGTTCGAGGGCGCACCCGACCGGGCAGGGCGGTGCCGGTGCGGCGTCCGGGGCGGACGCATCGGAGCCTTCGCGACCCCGCCTCAGTGTCTGCCTGATCGTGCGCAACGAGGAGGAGTTCCTGCCGGCCTGCCTCGCATCGGTCAGGTCGATTGCCGACCAGATCGTGGTGGTGGACACGGGTTCCACGGATCGCACGGTGGAGATCGCGGGGGAGTTCGGGGCGGAAGTGTATTCGTTCGAGTGGTGCGACGACTTCAGCGCGGCCCGGAACGCCGCACTCGAGCGGGTCACCGGGGACTGGGTGCTGGCGCTGGACGCCGACGAGGAACTGCCACAGGCCGAGCACGGCAAGTTGCTTGCCGCCATCGGGCGCGCCGGGTACATCGGCTATCGGCTGCCCCTGGTGAATGTCGGAGTCGAACACGAGGGGGTGTCCTACGTTCCCAGGCTGTTCCGGAACGCCCCGGGCCTGTTCTACATCAGCCGCGTCCACGAACAGATCTTCTCGAGCATCCTGGTGCGCGCCGAGGAGTGGGGTTTGGAGACGGACCTTGGCACGGCGCAGTTGCGGCACCACGGGTACGCCAACGAGGTGGTGCGGCGACGCGGGAAGACGGAACGGAACCTCGCGCTTCTGGACCTCGCCGTGCAGGAGTTTCCGGGCGACGCCAATCTGCTCATGAACCTCGGACTCGAGCTGGTGCATGCCGGTCGGCTGGACGCGGGTCTGGCCCGGTATGCCGAGGCACTGAGGGCCTTGGAGGACCGGCCTGAACAGGCGCGCGTGCCGGAGTTGCGTGAGGCCTTGTTGACCCAGTACGCCAGTCATCTGCTCAAGGCGGGGCGCCATGACGAGATTCTCAGGCTCCTCCAATCCCCGGTGGCGCGGAAGGCGGCCCTGACGGCGTCCCTGCAGTACGCCCGGGCGCTGGCCTTCATCGGATCCCGGCGATACGCCGAGGCGGTCGAACCATTGAGGCAATGCCTGGCCACCCGGAAACTGCCCTGTCTCACCCCGGTCCTGCCGGAAGTCCTCCGGGACGCCCCGCACCGGCTGCTGGCCCAGTGTCTGACCCGGGCGGGTCAGCCGGAGGCCGCTCTGGCCGCGTTGCTGGCCGGCCTCAAGGAGAATGCCGAGGCGACGGGAATCCGGTTGGATCTCGCCCGGCTTCATGCGGCGCAGGGCCGGCCGGTCGAAGCGCTGCAGTTGCTCAACGAGCTGATCTCGCATGGCTGCAACGAGGTGGAAGTCTGGCGGGTGGGCGCGGAGATCGCCCTGGGGAACCGGGACACCATCCCGTTCGCGCTCGAGTGGACCTCCGAGGCGATCCGGCATCAGCCGACGGCTCCGGTGTTGATGGCCCAACGGGGGGAGGCGCTCCTCCTGCATGGGGATCCGGCAGGCGCTCATCCATGGTGGGTGCGGGCGGCGGCCAACCGCGATCCCTCCGCCCTGGCGGCAAGGACCCTTTGCGAACTGGCCCAGGGTCGATCCATCGGTCCGCTTCCAACAGGGGACGAACCGCACATCAGTCGGGCGTTCCTGGACTGGTATCGCCGGCTGATCGAGCTGCATGCCGATTCCCCGGCGATCCACGCGGTCAACGAACGGATCAACGACCTCGCCCGGCACCTTCCTGGTGCCGCCCGCCTCCTCGAGAGCGCCATGGCCGAGGTGGCTTGA